The following are encoded in a window of Congzhengia minquanensis genomic DNA:
- a CDS encoding DUF5685 family protein: MFGYVQIYKDELKVKEYNVFRSYYCGLCKTLKDEYGFSSRMGLNYDSVFLALILSSVTNAEFFCQAERCIANPFRKKAVAQTNKCLSYSAGVMVILALLKLRDNMHDEHSIKSFFAYCCMWRAKRHVLKRYGGLYKKSEEFIFALSRLEADRCASIDQLSHEFASLMQLLFTPDFIEDQNTRRILGHMGYMLGRFIYILDAYEDMEKDKKKNCFNVFLLNPALPDKEELRASLTFTLSSVASSYELLTLKVNKSILDNIIYLGLSNVLDNVLDHKGEKKA; this comes from the coding sequence ATGTTCGGTTACGTTCAAATTTATAAAGATGAACTGAAAGTGAAAGAATATAATGTGTTCCGGTCATACTATTGCGGGCTGTGCAAAACCTTAAAGGATGAATATGGCTTTTCGTCCCGGATGGGGCTGAACTACGACTCTGTTTTTCTTGCCCTGATTTTATCTTCCGTCACAAACGCAGAATTTTTCTGCCAGGCAGAACGATGCATTGCGAACCCCTTTCGCAAAAAGGCGGTAGCGCAAACGAACAAATGCTTGTCTTACAGTGCAGGCGTTATGGTGATTTTGGCGTTGTTAAAGCTTCGCGACAACATGCACGACGAACACAGCATAAAATCTTTTTTTGCTTATTGCTGCATGTGGCGCGCAAAGCGCCATGTGTTAAAACGCTATGGTGGGCTTTACAAAAAGAGTGAAGAATTTATTTTTGCGCTCTCCCGTTTGGAAGCAGACAGGTGCGCTTCCATCGACCAGCTTTCCCATGAATTTGCCTCCCTTATGCAGCTTTTGTTTACACCGGATTTTATTGAAGATCAAAACACACGCCGAATTTTGGGCCACATGGGATATATGCTGGGGCGGTTTATTTATATTTTAGACGCATATGAAGACATGGAGAAAGACAAAAAAAAGAACTGTTTCAACGTTTTTCTATTAAATCCTGCCCTGCCGGACAAAGAGGAGCTACGTGCTTCTTTAACCTTTACCTTAAGCAGCGTTGCCAGCAGCTATGAACTGCTAACTTTAAAAGTGAACAAATCAATTTTAGACAACATTATATATTTAGGTCTTTCAAATGTCTTAGATAACGTGTTAGACCACAAAGGAGAAAAAAAAGCATGA
- a CDS encoding J domain-containing protein — protein MNDPYEVLGVPKNATQDEIKAAYRKLAKQYHPDKYVGNPLSDLASEKFKEINEAYETLTNGNASGKSSYSGGYGQSYGSGNGSAGTFAQVRNLINLNSLDEAERILDAATDRTAEWFFLKGSLYIRRGWHDQGVNFLRQAVNMDPSNSEYRRTLNSIEAQRQQYRNVGGGMTNDSTSMCNCCGNLICADCCCECMGGDLIPCC, from the coding sequence ATGAACGATCCATATGAGGTGCTGGGCGTGCCAAAAAACGCCACCCAGGACGAAATTAAAGCGGCTTACAGGAAACTGGCAAAACAATATCATCCTGATAAATATGTGGGCAATCCCCTTTCCGATTTAGCTTCGGAAAAATTTAAAGAGATTAACGAGGCCTATGAAACGCTCACCAACGGCAACGCTTCCGGCAAAAGCTCCTATTCCGGCGGCTACGGGCAATCTTACGGCAGCGGCAATGGCAGTGCGGGAACGTTTGCTCAGGTGCGGAACCTCATTAACTTAAACTCGTTAGATGAGGCGGAGCGGATTTTGGACGCTGCCACCGACAGAACGGCAGAATGGTTCTTTTTAAAGGGCAGCTTATATATCCGCCGGGGCTGGCACGATCAGGGTGTAAATTTTCTCAGGCAGGCGGTAAACATGGATCCCTCCAATTCAGAATACCGCAGAACATTAAACTCCATTGAGGCACAGCGCCAACAATATAGAAACGTGGGCGGCGGAATGACCAACGACAGCACTTCCATGTGCAACTGCTGCGGAAATCTTATTTGCGCCGACTGCTGCTGCGAGTGTATGGGCGGCGATTTAATTCCCTGCTGTTAA